The Chaetodon trifascialis isolate fChaTrf1 chromosome 16, fChaTrf1.hap1, whole genome shotgun sequence genome includes a region encoding these proteins:
- the LOC139344430 gene encoding P2R1A-PPP2R2A-interacting phosphatase regulator 1 encodes MERMEVDQCAGAAGGAGGGALRRSNSAPMITSVSDGMTVFSPVSSARYRRSSVSINPSCPSQLLPLSPFSLTGDRLDQKRQEENMEMTLRGSLQRLSASSLNPVPPVSQWHDHASAWFESQDSGVTPNSSPSPTRRFRPATVRWPALTPLKRKGGLESDGPPKKLFVAGVTDPANRSSYTVSVSQSAADSPPAGGVSPQSSPLSLSPPPSFTPFTSHQHPGH; translated from the exons ATGGAACGGATGGAAGTGGACCAGTGCGCAGGCGCAGCTGGCGGGGCAGGAGGCGGGGCACTTCGTAGATCGAACAGCGCCCCCATGATCACCAGTGTCAG tgatGGGATGACGGTTTTCAGTCCTGTGTCCTCGGCTCGATACAGACGCAGCAGCGTGTCCATCAACCCCAGCTGCCCTTCACAG ctcctccctctctctcctttctccctgACCGGAGACAGACTTGACCAGAAGAGgcag GAGGAGAATATGGAGATGACGCTCAGAGGGAGTCTGCAGAGACTAAG tgcTTCCAGTCTGAACCCAGTTCCTCCAGTCAGTCAGTGGCACGACCATGCATCAGCG tggttCGAGTCACAGGACAGCGGCGTCACGCCCAATTCCTCCCCAAGTCCCACCAGGAGGTTCAG ACCAGCAACTGTGAGGTGGCCTGCATTAACTCCACTCAAGAGAAAAG gaGGGCTGGAGTCTGATGGACCCCCAAAGAAGCTTTTTGTTGCCGGGGTAACAGATCCTGCCAACCGCAGTAGCTACACGGTTAG TGTCTCTCAGTCGGCGGCAGACTCCCCTCCTGCTGGAGGCGTCAGTCCTCAGTCCagtcctctgtccctctctcctcccccctccttcacCCCCTTCACTTCCCACCAGCACCCTGGACACTAA